The segment tttcatgaaaaaattaggtttttaagattttcatgaaaatttacattaaaaaaggccgttatttgatgaaaaaatgaaaaagcgccatctatgcaACGTTGTGAAAgctctaaaattcaaaaaaatattattaaggcatgtgcaattttaaaaatatttcacttattttgacattaagattttttcaatttttttaaaattatttttagaattttttgcctcttttgtgcttaaaatatttttttaatcttttgaaacaatttttcgatgaaaaaaattttttaaattttttaaataaaattttttgttttaaaatttagtcaaaaactgctaaaaatttacaaaatattaatcttcgaaagattttaaattttttgtgttaaaattagTAACAAAAAtggtgcaaaatattttttaaaaaattaaattttgaccaaaattttacgattttataaaaattttcaaaatttttgacctaaaaaacCGGAGATTATTTTGacctcttcaaatttttgttaaaattgaagaaaatgcaATGaattgtgaaacattttttgaagttgCACTTgccttatcactttcattcgactcaaacttattaaaaattgaattaacatGAAGGGAAATTAGTTTGTAGAAtcaaaacatttcaatttgTGGCGTAAGAAAGacgaaaaatccaattttctcCCATTAAATCTCGAGAAAACTtggaattttcatgaaatttcatcGAATTCAACAGCAAAAACCAttaatttagtgaaatttCATCCTGAAAACCCCCAAAAAGACGTCAAATCCGTGAAAAATGTCTGTCACGAAGAAACTAACCCCATCAAAGTCCTCTGCGACGGACAACGAAAAGGCTTTGCGCGAACAATTGCACATCGAGATCGAGAATCGGACAAAACCGTGCGCCAATCCGACCTACGAATGCAGCTTAACGCGCTTGGATGGCTTTGAGTACTGCATGAAACACATTTTGCTGGATGAATCGGGACGAACGCCCTACAAACAATGCTCCTTCATGTAtccaaattcgaaaaaatgcaCAGAACCAGCTCCGAAGCACAGCACAAAGAAGGATATCGGGATCAGTAATTACTGTTTCGAGCATAGTCGGTTGTCACAATTGAATAAACTGCGGACGACAGTGGGAAAATGCAAACCCATCGAGACGCCCGAGACAATTCTCAATGATTTGAGCAAATATGTGAAGACAGACAGTTATAATGCGTCGCAAAGTGCCCAGCGGATCACGGTGCATGACGATGGATATGATGTTTCGGAGGCGCTGACGCCCTGTGTTGATCCCATGATCGATGTGGAGCGAGTTTTGCCTTCGGATGGACAAAGAAGCATCTTGGACTATGCTTCGGATAGTGATCCGGAGGAAGATCCGCCGAATTTGAGCAATACTCAGCGGAATTACGAGTTGGATGACTCGGATGCGGAAAGTATTGACTCGCAAGGCGATGATTTGTTGaagtaagaaattattttttttttaattttaaacttttaggaaattaatttaaattttttatcgaaattttattttgaaattcaaaaattaaaaaaaaaaaaaaaaaatttatttttttatttttaaaaaattttcgaaaattttatttattttaatttttttaaattatttaattatttatttttaattatttaaatataaattattaaaatttacatttttttaattgatttatttaaattatttatttttttttaaataaaatttttttgattattttcaaaatttaggcAAACTCTTATTtacattgattttttctttgaatttttttttcataaaatttttaaatttaataatttttcaaaaaaaaaaaaaaaattaaatttaagtgctACGAAactatttcaagtaaaaatttatttaaaaaataattataaaaaattaattaattaaaaataaaataactaattaattaattaaaaaataaataaatttttaaaatttaaatttaattatgaaaaaacttaaaattaaaaaaaaaaactaacgaaatttcgattttttttgcagacatGCTGGAATTTACACCACCGAAGAAGCAACTTCGATCACAAAAGAGAAGCTAAAACGTCTCCAAGGCCTCTACATTGACCAATTCCAAAGATTACAACATGTGCTAAAGGAAAAACGTCGAAATTACCTCCATGCCTTGAAAAGAGAGAAGGAAACTTTGTCCAGCATTTACAACCAAGTCCTCGATACACCCGAAGAACGTGAAATGTACGCGAAACTCAAAGCGCTCAATCATCACCATCGAAAAGTCGGCGTTCATGCAATTCTCGCGAAGAAACTGCACGAAAAACGCGCCAAAATCACCGACGGCATGCAACAAAAGATGCCCTTTTACAACAAATGCGTCTTCACGGAAGGCGGCGTCAAGTGCGGAGATCGTTCCTTGCCCGCAACCAAATATTGCCGCAAACACATCCTCGAAGACAAGAAACAAGTCCTCTTTCGGGCATGTGGCATCGAAAAATCCAACATAATTTGTCAGGAACCcgttttgacagtttttgagCATTCCACGTGCGTCCTTCACATGAGTTTGCCGACGCAGCGACTTTACACGCACAAAAAGTACGAGTCGACAGACGACGAAGACGAGCCGCCACAGCAAAAAGTGCGAAAAATGGAAGATGTGAAGAAGGAAGAAGTGAAAACTGAAGCGCCGGAACAGAAAATCGAAGTGATGGAAGAGCAACAAGTCGTGGCGCAAGAAGTCGAAGTAGAAGACAATCCGTTGATGGATTATCAGACGACAGATGCGATCGATACAACGGGGGATGTCAACATAACGATAGAACATTcgtaaatttggatttttttaaaagatattttgatgaattttggttaaaataatAGTCAATAAAGTTGTgactttttaagataaattttgagaaaatttgatttttttttaaataggattttaagatttttactgTCTTTTAGaagccttttaaatttttcttgattttcaatttcataaaaacaaaaaaattgtctttaaaaaatgaaattttacggtaaacgattttttaaggtttaaaattttaaagttttttttttaaatattttgctctacatcgtttttttttttttgatgaatcaaaattaaatttttaatgtaaaaaaataaaattaaaaaaaaaatattaagtatttttgtttattatccATTTTgggcattaaaatttttacatttttaataaaaaaaaataatttttcaattttattctgttaaaatattttttttttttttgataaaataaataaaaagcgaCAAATGAgagattgttcaaaaattaaaattaattattaataattaattattaaaattattttaattttttttttaattaattaaggccgctgcaaatttttttctatttttttgtcccatgccccatttcaaaagtcgaaaatccaatgggacaacataaaaaaaaattttaaaaatgttatcaaaATTCACCATTTTCTGgcctttttccatattttttcaaagaattttcaaaattttttaaaaatattttcaatttttttattaaaaatctcattttaacatgaaattccttctttaaaataattttaaaaaaaaaaaaaaaaaaaatttaattttttttactaaatttttgacgtttttgaacgttaatcgttaattgaagacattaaaataatttttacttttattattttaagtttttaagtcaaaactttaataaaatttcacaaaataaaaatttaagaaaaaataaaaaatttggtcacatgactcaaaaattttttcataattttttcgatagataatgcgtttttaaagcaagttataagttcatatttaatataattttaatttttactggaattattttcgttttttaatcaaaaagttccaaaaaatgtcaaaatttttccttatttttttattattttta is part of the Culicoides brevitarsis isolate CSIRO-B50_1 chromosome 3, AGI_CSIRO_Cbre_v1, whole genome shotgun sequence genome and harbors:
- the LOC134833614 gene encoding KAT8 regulatory NSL complex subunit 2, which translates into the protein MSVTKKLTPSKSSATDNEKALREQLHIEIENRTKPCANPTYECSLTRLDGFEYCMKHILLDESGRTPYKQCSFMYPNSKKCTEPAPKHSTKKDIGISNYCFEHSRLSQLNKLRTTVGKCKPIETPETILNDLSKYVKTDSYNASQSAQRITVHDDGYDVSEALTPCVDPMIDVERVLPSDGQRSILDYASDSDPEEDPPNLSNTQRNYELDDSDAESIDSQGDDLLKHAGIYTTEEATSITKEKLKRLQGLYIDQFQRLQHVLKEKRRNYLHALKREKETLSSIYNQVLDTPEEREMYAKLKALNHHHRKVGVHAILAKKLHEKRAKITDGMQQKMPFYNKCVFTEGGVKCGDRSLPATKYCRKHILEDKKQVLFRACGIEKSNIICQEPVLTVFEHSTCVLHMSLPTQRLYTHKKYESTDDEDEPPQQKVRKMEDVKKEEVKTEAPEQKIEVMEEQQVVAQEVEVEDNPLMDYQTTDAIDTTGDVNITIEHS